Proteins co-encoded in one Synechococcus elongatus PCC 6301 genomic window:
- a CDS encoding transposase produces the protein MGMLPVLRRWLVNPILPPAHPSSSPRAVDIREVVSAQMSIADDGIQWRALPHGFPGWQMVYGYFSYWSRLKLGEQVNAFRCEQTAFDLGLTLLWWVDLQLRAISKTTPIFLSWAIASNRDGPTRALSVSPYGWRGDRDKPDTLRDCCSANSLECHGDH, from the coding sequence ATGGGGATGTTGCCTGTGCTGAGGCGATGGCTCGTCAACCCTATCTTGCCGCCAGCACATCCCAGCAGCTCTCCCCGTGCGGTAGACATCCGAGAAGTTGTCAGTGCCCAGATGTCGATCGCGGATGACGGCATCCAGTGGCGAGCTCTACCCCATGGCTTTCCAGGGTGGCAAATGGTCTATGGCTATTTCTCCTACTGGAGTCGCTTAAAGCTTGGGGAACAAGTCAACGCTTTTAGGTGTGAACAGACAGCATTCGATCTTGGACTGACGCTACTGTGGTGGGTTGATTTGCAACTGAGGGCGATCTCGAAAACCACACCAATATTTTTGTCTTGGGCGATCGCATCAAACCGAGATGGGCCGACAAGAGCCCTCAGTGTCTCGCCTTACGGCTGGCGAGGCGATCGCGATAAACCCGATACACTACGAGATTGCTGCTCGGCGAATTCTCTGGAGTGCCATGGCGACCATTAA
- the purM gene encoding phosphoribosylformylglycinamidine cyclo-ligase, which translates to MNYREAGVDIEAGRAFVGDIRSLVESTRRPGVLGGLGGFGGFFELPSGYRQPVLVSGTDGVGTKLKIAHQVGRHDSIGIDLVAMCVNDILTAGAEPLYFLDYLATGRLDREQLTAVVQGIAAGCRESGCALLGGETAEMPGFYEAGEYDVAGFAVGIAEKSELLDGSQVQLGDVAIALASSGVHSNGYSLVRKVVANSGLDWTSSQTIFEGQSLGDVFLTPTRLYVKPILAAKAQKIPIHGMAHITGGGLPENLPRCLGPNQTVAIDLESWKWPTVFRWLAKQGNIADSEMFNTFNMGVGLVVIVPAAAETQALKFFKAQGQTAWTLGEVVTGDGTLIGLP; encoded by the coding sequence ATGAACTACCGCGAAGCTGGTGTAGATATCGAAGCTGGGCGGGCTTTTGTCGGGGATATTCGCAGCCTAGTCGAGAGCACTCGGCGGCCTGGAGTGTTGGGGGGACTGGGTGGCTTTGGCGGCTTTTTTGAGCTGCCTAGCGGCTATCGGCAGCCCGTGTTGGTCTCAGGCACGGATGGTGTTGGTACGAAGCTGAAAATTGCCCATCAAGTCGGTCGCCACGACAGCATCGGCATCGACTTGGTTGCCATGTGTGTCAATGACATTCTGACGGCAGGGGCCGAACCGCTCTACTTCTTGGATTATTTGGCGACGGGACGTCTCGATCGCGAACAACTGACCGCCGTGGTGCAAGGTATTGCTGCTGGTTGTCGGGAATCGGGCTGTGCACTGCTCGGGGGCGAAACCGCCGAGATGCCGGGCTTCTACGAAGCTGGCGAGTATGACGTGGCGGGGTTTGCCGTGGGCATTGCTGAGAAATCAGAGCTGTTAGACGGTAGCCAAGTTCAGTTGGGAGATGTAGCGATCGCTCTCGCGAGCTCAGGGGTCCACAGCAACGGCTACAGCCTCGTGCGCAAAGTGGTGGCTAACAGTGGCTTAGATTGGACGTCGTCTCAAACCATTTTTGAAGGCCAGTCCCTAGGGGATGTTTTTCTGACTCCAACCCGCCTCTACGTCAAACCCATCCTGGCTGCCAAAGCCCAGAAAATCCCCATTCACGGCATGGCGCACATCACCGGGGGAGGCTTGCCTGAAAATCTGCCGCGTTGCCTAGGCCCCAATCAGACCGTGGCGATCGATTTAGAGAGCTGGAAGTGGCCGACGGTGTTCCGGTGGCTGGCGAAGCAGGGAAATATTGCTGACTCTGAAATGTTCAACACCTTTAATATGGGCGTCGGCTTGGTGGTGATTGTCCCTGCTGCGGCTGAGACTCAAGCTCTCAAGTTCTTCAAAGCACAAGGGCAAACCGCTTGGACCTTAGGTGAAGTAGTGACAGGTGATGGCACGTTGATTGGTCTGCCATAG
- a CDS encoding DUF2811 domain-containing protein: MPATVSILAEIPEELHDSLKAYLEGHPDWDQDRVFTAALSLFLLQNTGSDRRAARVYLDSLFRQAV; the protein is encoded by the coding sequence ATGCCCGCAACCGTCAGCATCCTTGCTGAAATTCCCGAGGAGCTGCACGACTCACTCAAGGCCTATCTGGAAGGGCATCCGGATTGGGATCAAGATCGTGTTTTTACTGCAGCCCTGTCGCTGTTTCTGTTGCAGAACACGGGCAGCGATCGCCGCGCCGCTCGGGTTTATTTGGATTCGTTGTTTCGTCAAGCCGTGTAA
- the hemJ gene encoding protoporphyrinogen oxidase HemJ, which translates to MRSLEADRVAYYWFKAFHIVGVVVWFAGLFYLVRLFIYHVEANDKPEPARTILQEQYGLMEKRLLNIITTPGMLVTVSMAIALLVTQPDYLHQGWMHAKLAFVAVLLGYHHYCARLLKKLQAGTCQWTGQQLRALNEAPTLLLVLIVMLVIFKNQFPTSASVWLIVGLVVTMLATIQLYARKRRLDRERQEAAASLEAAPTQS; encoded by the coding sequence TTGCGCTCTCTTGAGGCCGATCGCGTGGCCTACTACTGGTTCAAGGCATTTCACATCGTTGGTGTTGTGGTCTGGTTCGCCGGGTTGTTTTATCTGGTGCGCCTGTTCATCTACCACGTCGAAGCAAACGACAAGCCAGAACCGGCACGGACCATTCTGCAAGAGCAGTATGGCCTTATGGAGAAACGCCTGCTCAACATCATCACCACCCCCGGCATGCTGGTAACGGTCAGTATGGCGATCGCCCTACTCGTCACCCAGCCGGACTACCTGCATCAGGGCTGGATGCACGCCAAATTAGCCTTTGTAGCCGTATTGCTGGGCTATCACCACTACTGCGCTCGTCTGCTCAAGAAACTCCAAGCTGGCACCTGCCAATGGACCGGTCAGCAGCTACGTGCCCTCAATGAAGCGCCAACATTGTTGCTGGTGCTGATTGTCATGTTGGTGATTTTCAAAAACCAATTCCCCACCAGCGCTTCCGTTTGGCTGATCGTGGGTTTAGTGGTCACGATGCTGGCGACGATTCAACTCTACGCCCGCAAGCGTCGTCTCGATCGCGAACGGCAAGAAGCAGCCGCTTCTCTGGAAGCAGCGCCCACCCAGTCCTAA
- the uvrA gene encoding excinuclease ABC subunit UvrA — MPKRASVEPSSDLAHRNGDRPAAETDQIRVRGARQHNLQNLDLDLPRNQLIVFTGVSGSGKSSLAFDTIFAEGQRRYVESLSAYARQFLGQVDKPDVDAIEGLSPAISIDQKSTSHNPRSTVGTVTEIYDYLRLLFGRAGAPHCPHCDRSIAPQTIDQMVDRLAELPDRSRFQILAPVVRGKKGTHKKLLSSLAAEGFVRVRINGEVRELSDSIELDKNHAHTIEIVVDRLVQKAGIQERLVDSLTTCLRRSEGIAVIDVLPGDRGNVITLPVEHHSSRAADTGAEYNREPQGYELVFSENFACPEHGAVMEELSPRLFSFNSPYGACSHCHGLGTLRTFSPELVVPDPNLPVYAAIAPWSEKDHSYYFNLLCGVAEVSGFEISDRWQDLTPDQQHAILFGSSEPIAVETDSRFRDRHLYHRPFEGVIPILERQYRETSSEVYKQKLEKYLVDQTCEVCHGLRLKPESLAVRMGPYRITDLTSVSVRECLNKIEALIGSDNREPLLTARQMQIGDLVLREIQARLRFLLDVGLDYLTLDRPAMTLSGGEAQRIRLATQIGAGLTGVLYVLDEPSIGLHQRDNDRLLNTLIRLRDLGNTLIVVEHDEDTIRAADHLVDIGPGAGVHGGRIVAQGNLNQLLTAEESLTGAYLSGRRRIATPDSRRAGNGRRLLLQGANRNNLQNLDVEIPLGKLVCITGVSGSGKSTLINELLHPALEHSLGLKVPFPKGLAVLKGTKAIDKVIVIDQSPIGRTPRSNPATYTGAFDPIRQVFAATTEAKARGYQPGQFSFNVKGGRCEACGGQGVNVIEMNFLPDVYVQCDVCKGARYNRETLQVKYKGKTIADVLNMTVEEAAQFFENIPQASSRLQTLVDVGLGYVRLGQPAPTLSGGEAQRVKLATELARRATGKTLYLIDEPTTGLSFYDVHKLLDVMQRLVDKGNSIVVIEHNLDVIRCADWIIDLGPEGGDRGGEIVVCGEPEIVATHNQSHTGRYLAQVLAQHPPGQ; from the coding sequence ATGCCCAAGCGCGCTTCTGTTGAGCCTTCATCTGATCTGGCTCATCGTAATGGCGATCGTCCAGCAGCGGAGACGGATCAAATTCGGGTACGGGGAGCCCGCCAGCATAATCTCCAAAACCTCGATCTCGACTTACCCCGTAACCAGCTGATCGTATTCACGGGGGTGAGTGGCTCTGGCAAGTCGTCCTTGGCCTTCGACACGATTTTTGCCGAGGGACAACGCCGCTACGTTGAGTCCCTATCGGCATACGCCCGTCAGTTCCTCGGTCAAGTCGATAAGCCCGATGTTGACGCGATCGAGGGTTTGAGTCCTGCTATTTCAATCGACCAAAAGTCGACTTCTCACAATCCCCGCTCGACGGTGGGCACCGTCACCGAAATCTACGATTATCTGCGCTTGCTCTTTGGGCGAGCGGGTGCTCCCCACTGCCCTCACTGCGATCGCTCGATCGCCCCGCAAACCATTGATCAAATGGTCGATCGCCTGGCAGAACTGCCTGATCGCAGCCGCTTTCAAATTCTGGCGCCGGTGGTACGCGGCAAAAAAGGAACCCATAAAAAGTTGCTTTCCAGTCTGGCAGCAGAAGGCTTTGTACGGGTGCGGATCAACGGCGAAGTGCGAGAACTGAGCGACAGCATTGAGCTGGATAAAAATCATGCTCACACAATTGAAATTGTGGTCGATCGCCTCGTTCAAAAGGCCGGCATCCAAGAGCGACTGGTGGATTCCCTGACGACCTGTTTGCGCCGATCTGAAGGAATTGCGGTGATCGATGTCCTGCCGGGCGATCGCGGTAACGTCATCACCCTGCCGGTTGAGCACCATTCCAGCCGAGCCGCTGATACGGGCGCTGAATACAATCGAGAGCCCCAGGGCTATGAACTGGTGTTCTCCGAAAACTTTGCCTGCCCAGAGCATGGCGCGGTCATGGAGGAGCTATCGCCACGCCTCTTTTCCTTTAACTCGCCCTACGGGGCCTGCTCCCATTGCCATGGCTTGGGCACCCTGCGCACCTTTTCACCAGAGTTGGTGGTTCCTGATCCCAACCTGCCGGTCTACGCGGCGATCGCGCCTTGGTCCGAGAAAGATCACAGCTACTACTTCAATCTCCTCTGTGGTGTGGCTGAAGTCAGTGGCTTTGAAATCAGCGATCGCTGGCAGGATCTGACGCCTGATCAGCAGCATGCGATTCTCTTCGGCAGTAGTGAGCCGATCGCCGTCGAAACCGACTCGCGCTTCCGCGATCGCCATCTCTACCACCGCCCCTTCGAAGGTGTCATCCCCATCTTGGAGCGGCAGTATCGAGAGACCAGCTCGGAAGTCTACAAACAAAAGCTCGAGAAATATTTAGTCGACCAAACCTGCGAAGTCTGCCACGGCCTGCGCCTCAAGCCCGAATCGTTGGCGGTACGCATGGGACCCTACCGCATCACCGACCTAACCAGTGTCTCGGTGCGGGAATGTCTGAACAAAATTGAGGCCCTGATCGGCAGCGACAATCGCGAACCGCTGTTGACTGCCCGCCAAATGCAGATTGGCGATCTGGTACTGCGGGAAATTCAAGCGCGCCTGCGCTTCCTGCTCGATGTTGGCTTGGACTATCTCACCCTCGATCGCCCAGCGATGACCCTCTCCGGCGGTGAAGCCCAGCGGATTCGCTTGGCGACCCAAATTGGCGCGGGGCTGACTGGCGTGCTCTACGTTTTGGATGAACCGAGTATTGGTCTCCACCAACGCGATAACGATCGCCTGCTCAACACCTTGATTCGCCTGCGCGATCTCGGTAACACCCTAATCGTGGTCGAGCACGATGAAGATACGATTCGCGCTGCTGATCACCTCGTGGATATTGGCCCCGGTGCTGGTGTTCACGGCGGCCGCATTGTGGCTCAAGGGAACTTGAACCAGTTATTGACGGCTGAAGAGTCTCTCACAGGGGCCTATCTCTCGGGTCGGCGGCGCATTGCTACGCCTGACAGCCGTCGCGCTGGGAATGGCCGTCGTCTGCTTCTCCAAGGTGCGAACCGCAACAACCTCCAAAATCTGGATGTAGAAATCCCCCTCGGCAAGCTCGTCTGTATCACCGGTGTCAGCGGGTCGGGTAAGTCGACGCTGATCAACGAACTCTTGCATCCGGCCTTGGAACATAGTTTGGGGCTCAAGGTCCCGTTTCCCAAAGGCCTGGCAGTGCTGAAAGGGACGAAAGCAATCGACAAAGTGATTGTGATCGATCAGTCACCCATTGGTCGTACACCGCGATCGAATCCTGCCACCTATACGGGGGCATTTGACCCCATCCGGCAGGTATTTGCAGCGACCACGGAAGCCAAAGCCCGTGGCTATCAACCTGGGCAATTCTCGTTCAACGTCAAAGGCGGCCGCTGCGAAGCCTGTGGCGGGCAGGGCGTCAACGTGATTGAGATGAACTTCCTGCCCGATGTCTACGTCCAGTGTGATGTCTGCAAAGGCGCTCGCTATAACCGCGAGACGTTACAGGTCAAGTACAAGGGCAAAACGATCGCGGACGTCCTGAACATGACCGTTGAAGAAGCGGCACAGTTCTTCGAGAACATTCCCCAAGCCAGTAGCCGTCTCCAAACCTTGGTTGATGTCGGCCTCGGCTATGTTCGCCTAGGGCAACCGGCACCCACCCTCTCAGGCGGTGAGGCTCAGCGTGTCAAGCTAGCGACGGAACTAGCCCGACGAGCAACCGGTAAGACGCTCTATCTCATTGATGAGCCGACGACTGGTCTCTCTTTCTACGATGTCCACAAGCTGCTAGACGTAATGCAGCGTTTAGTCGATAAAGGCAATTCGATTGTGGTGATTGAACACAACTTAGATGTGATCCGTTGTGCTGACTGGATTATCGACCTCGGGCCTGAAGGCGGCGATCGCGGCGGCGAAATCGTTGTTTGCGGCGAGCCAGAGATCGTAGCAACCCACAATCAATCTCACACAGGCCGCTATCTGGCCCAAGTCCTTGCCCAGCATCCGCCCGGTCAGTAG
- a CDS encoding type IV pilus twitching motility protein PilT: MTAPTIEQLVRKACQVQASDIHLRVGHPPYFRLREQMYPLPNAPAATDSDMASWLNEILTPTQLSRLNETQELDEALFYPDLIRCRVICFQTLDGVAITLRLIPLQIPSLMDLQLPTVLSALIQRKQGLILVTGPTGSGKSTTLAAMISEMNQSMARHIITIEDPIEYVFEPVRCLITQREVGRHVHDFSSAVRAALRADPDVILVGEIRDQKTLKAAMHAAQTGHLVLGTLHARNAIATIDRLIGLDGMVQSADTRKQFLELLVAVIAQQLITTYSGSRRAVLEVLINTPAIQDYLTRGELDEAYRLMELDTIEGMQTLNEALITEIEQGRLSIEEALKAAVDPGDLDRRMRIAGISHSFGFSSFKSSA, translated from the coding sequence ATGACAGCGCCGACCATTGAACAACTGGTGCGTAAGGCCTGCCAAGTGCAAGCATCTGATATTCACCTGCGAGTGGGGCACCCACCCTACTTTCGCTTGCGGGAACAGATGTATCCGCTCCCCAATGCACCAGCTGCGACCGACAGCGATATGGCGAGCTGGCTTAATGAAATCCTGACACCAACGCAACTGAGTCGTCTCAATGAAACCCAAGAGCTAGACGAGGCCCTGTTTTACCCTGACCTGATTCGCTGTCGGGTAATCTGCTTTCAAACGCTGGATGGCGTCGCCATTACCCTGCGGCTCATTCCTCTGCAGATTCCCAGTCTGATGGATCTGCAACTGCCCACAGTTTTATCCGCCCTGATTCAACGCAAACAGGGATTGATTTTGGTGACGGGGCCAACGGGGTCTGGCAAGTCCACGACGCTGGCCGCCATGATCAGTGAAATGAATCAGTCCATGGCTCGGCACATCATCACGATCGAAGATCCGATCGAATATGTCTTTGAGCCAGTGCGATGCCTGATCACCCAGCGAGAGGTGGGGCGGCATGTCCATGACTTTTCATCGGCTGTACGGGCAGCGCTGCGAGCCGATCCCGATGTCATCCTCGTGGGAGAAATCCGCGATCAAAAAACCCTCAAAGCAGCGATGCATGCGGCGCAAACCGGCCACCTAGTGCTCGGGACGCTCCATGCTCGCAATGCGATCGCCACAATCGATCGCCTGATTGGTCTGGACGGCATGGTCCAGAGCGCCGATACACGAAAGCAATTTCTCGAACTATTGGTTGCGGTGATTGCCCAACAGCTAATCACGACCTATTCGGGGAGTCGGCGTGCTGTTTTAGAGGTGCTCATCAATACACCTGCCATTCAGGACTATCTCACCCGAGGTGAACTAGACGAGGCTTACCGGTTAATGGAGCTCGATACGATTGAGGGGATGCAGACCTTGAATGAGGCACTGATCACTGAGATTGAGCAAGGGCGACTCAGTATTGAAGAAGCCCTCAAAGCTGCTGTCGACCCCGGAGATCTCGATCGCCGAATGCGGATTGCTGGAATCAGCCACTCCTTTGGATTCTCCAGTTTCAAATCCAGCGCCTGA
- a CDS encoding D-hexose-6-phosphate mutarotase, with product MEDTFTPLQLQVEGASLRFCRYGGQVLSWQPADGQERLFLSDRSLYQSGQAIRGGVPIIFPQFSGRGSLPKHGFARDRAWALLQWDEDSGQAELELRESLETLQIWPFAFRLVLKLQLRPQQLQLQLTVENCDRQPWSFTAALHSYLAVPDLATVHLQGLQGRWGTEQTTGDRWQEMECDRHFPQAIDALYEAPAQPLTLLAPPWSALQICQTGFTETVIWNPGSAGVSQIGDLASGSEQQFLCVEAAVVQSPPRLEPGEIWQGQQVFQVG from the coding sequence ATGGAAGATACGTTTACGCCGTTACAGCTCCAGGTTGAAGGGGCGAGCCTGCGGTTCTGTCGCTACGGTGGGCAAGTATTGTCCTGGCAACCCGCCGATGGTCAAGAGCGCCTATTCCTGAGCGATCGCAGTCTTTACCAGTCCGGTCAGGCGATTCGCGGTGGCGTCCCGATCATCTTTCCCCAGTTCTCGGGGCGCGGGTCATTGCCTAAGCATGGTTTTGCCCGCGATCGCGCTTGGGCTTTGCTGCAGTGGGATGAGGACAGCGGCCAAGCCGAGTTAGAGCTCCGAGAGTCACTAGAAACCTTACAGATTTGGCCGTTTGCTTTTCGGTTGGTGCTCAAGCTGCAACTCCGACCCCAGCAACTGCAGCTGCAACTCACTGTTGAGAACTGCGATCGCCAACCTTGGTCGTTTACAGCAGCACTGCACAGCTATCTAGCGGTGCCGGATCTGGCCACTGTGCATCTACAAGGACTGCAAGGGCGTTGGGGCACGGAACAAACCACGGGCGATCGCTGGCAGGAGATGGAGTGCGATCGCCACTTCCCTCAAGCGATCGATGCGCTCTACGAGGCTCCGGCGCAGCCCTTGACCTTGCTGGCTCCTCCTTGGTCAGCCCTTCAGATCTGTCAGACAGGGTTTACCGAAACAGTGATCTGGAACCCGGGGTCAGCAGGGGTCAGTCAGATTGGCGATCTGGCCTCCGGCTCAGAACAGCAGTTTCTCTGTGTGGAAGCAGCTGTCGTGCAGTCTCCTCCCCGCCTTGAACCTGGGGAAATTTGGCAGGGGCAACAAGTCTTTCAGGTCGGTTGA
- a CDS encoding PHP domain-containing protein, whose amino-acid sequence MGRALTDRTADRIDLTAAAAQVQTVLQGIEADSCPRLYNFHLHTTCSDGKLQPREVMEQAIAIGLRGLAITDHHGVRGYEAACAWLEDYQWRSGGRSPLPKLWVGTEINADLQGTEVHILAYGFQTSHVAMRPYLVGRPPQGDAHLAPNVIAAIQQAGGLAILAHPARYRRSPQELILAAYRYGIDGVETYYAYGNPNPRQATPEPTQAIASLAAELNLLSSCGTDTHGRSLLSRL is encoded by the coding sequence ATGGGTCGAGCCCTGACTGATAGAACGGCTGACCGCATCGATCTGACGGCGGCCGCCGCTCAGGTTCAGACTGTCCTGCAAGGAATTGAAGCCGATAGTTGCCCGCGCCTTTACAACTTCCATCTCCATACCACCTGTTCTGACGGCAAGCTTCAGCCCCGAGAGGTGATGGAACAGGCGATCGCGATTGGGCTACGAGGGCTAGCAATCACAGATCATCACGGCGTGCGAGGCTACGAAGCTGCCTGTGCTTGGCTGGAGGATTATCAGTGGCGCAGTGGCGGTCGGTCGCCCTTGCCCAAGCTCTGGGTGGGAACCGAGATCAACGCCGATCTACAAGGCACCGAAGTGCACATTCTCGCCTATGGTTTTCAGACCAGCCATGTGGCGATGCGGCCCTACCTAGTGGGTCGTCCGCCGCAGGGAGATGCGCACCTGGCACCCAATGTGATTGCCGCCATTCAGCAAGCAGGAGGGCTAGCCATTTTGGCGCACCCCGCTCGCTATCGGCGATCGCCCCAAGAATTGATTTTGGCGGCCTATCGCTACGGCATCGACGGCGTTGAGACCTACTACGCTTACGGCAATCCCAATCCTAGGCAAGCCACCCCAGAACCAACTCAAGCGATCGCCAGCCTAGCCGCTGAGTTGAACTTGCTGAGTAGCTGTGGCACCGACACCCATGGTCGCAGTTTGCTCAGTCGCCTTTAG
- the gor gene encoding glutathione-disulfide reductase — MSFDYDLLVIGAGSGGLAASKRAASYGAKVAIAETDLVGGTCVIRGCVPKKLMVYASSFASQYHYAEAYGWSAIQPQFSWPKLIAAIDAEVNRLSRLHISLLEKAGVDLILGHAQFVDEHRLQVGDRQVTAAKILIAAGGRPIKLPIPGGELAITSREMFHLPEQPQRFAVIGGGYIGCEFAGILRSLGSEVTQIIRRDRILQGFDQELREAVQTGMSQLGVQFRTGVTVERIDQTETGLQLSYSDGSQQIVDQVLMATGREPWLEGLDLDAAGVAIEGRRIAVDAWSRTNQPHIFAVGDCTDRVNLTPVAIAEGRAFADTEFGQKPRQISYENIASAVFSQPEACSVGLSEEAAKAEYGEERIRVYRSRFRPMFYTLPQAEERVLMKLVVETESDRVLGAHMVGKDAAEIIQSVAIAVTMGATKADFDATMALHPTSAEEFVTMP, encoded by the coding sequence ATGAGTTTTGACTACGACCTCTTGGTGATTGGTGCCGGTTCTGGTGGGTTGGCAGCCTCAAAACGAGCTGCTAGCTATGGTGCCAAAGTTGCGATCGCAGAAACCGATTTGGTCGGGGGCACCTGCGTGATTCGTGGCTGTGTGCCGAAGAAGCTGATGGTCTATGCCTCCAGTTTTGCCAGTCAGTATCATTACGCCGAAGCCTATGGCTGGTCTGCTATACAGCCTCAATTCTCTTGGCCCAAATTGATTGCGGCCATCGATGCGGAAGTCAACCGCCTCAGTCGTCTACATATCAGCTTGCTCGAAAAAGCCGGTGTCGATCTCATTTTGGGCCATGCCCAGTTTGTGGATGAGCATCGCTTGCAAGTGGGCGATCGCCAAGTGACGGCGGCAAAAATTTTGATTGCAGCGGGGGGCCGCCCCATCAAGCTGCCGATTCCGGGCGGTGAGCTAGCGATTACCTCGCGGGAGATGTTTCATCTCCCCGAACAACCCCAGCGCTTTGCAGTCATTGGTGGTGGCTACATTGGTTGTGAGTTTGCGGGCATTCTGCGCAGCCTGGGCTCAGAAGTCACGCAAATTATTCGCCGCGATCGCATTTTGCAGGGCTTTGACCAAGAACTGCGGGAAGCGGTGCAAACCGGCATGAGCCAGCTCGGTGTTCAGTTCCGCACGGGCGTCACGGTCGAGCGGATCGATCAGACTGAAACGGGCTTACAACTGAGCTATAGCGACGGCAGCCAGCAAATCGTGGATCAAGTGCTGATGGCCACGGGGCGGGAACCTTGGCTGGAAGGCTTGGACCTAGACGCTGCCGGGGTTGCGATCGAGGGTCGTCGCATTGCGGTTGATGCTTGGAGTCGCACCAATCAGCCCCATATTTTTGCGGTGGGTGACTGCACCGATCGCGTTAACCTTACGCCGGTGGCGATCGCAGAAGGTCGGGCGTTTGCCGATACCGAATTTGGGCAAAAGCCGCGCCAAATCTCCTACGAGAATATTGCTTCAGCTGTTTTTAGCCAGCCAGAAGCCTGTAGTGTTGGCCTGAGCGAAGAAGCAGCCAAAGCGGAATACGGTGAGGAGCGCATTCGGGTTTATCGTAGTCGCTTCCGACCGATGTTTTACACCCTGCCTCAAGCGGAAGAACGGGTGTTGATGAAGCTAGTGGTTGAGACTGAGAGCGATCGCGTTCTGGGAGCGCACATGGTCGGCAAAGATGCGGCTGAAATCATTCAAAGTGTGGCGATCGCAGTGACGATGGGTGCGACGAAAGCTGATTTTGACGCCACGATGGCTTTGCATCCCACTTCAGCAGAGGAGTTCGTAACCATGCCCTAG
- a CDS encoding MSMEG_0569 family flavin-dependent oxidoreductase codes for MQNSEPARLRDSVRDRHSTIVIGAGQAGLSMAYCLQKRGLQPLVLEKHRIGFAWDQQRWDSFCLVTPNWQCRLPDFPYDGAEPEGFMGRQAIVDYLHRFAKTCRAPIREGVTVQRLQQCDRGFQLLTNEGEYWAQQVVIATGAYHEPKRHPLAARLPESIVQIDARDYRNPEQLPPGAVLVVGSGQSGCQIAEDLFLAGRTVHLSVGSAPRSPRRYRGRDVVDWLDQMGYYDTPIDAHADPRSVRRKTNHYLTGRDGGREIDLRQRAKEGLLLHGRLFTLTSQAIQFEDNLATHLDAADAVYCRIRRSIDDFIAQHQLEAPEEPPYQPCWQPTESQTSTQLLVAEIAAVIWCTGYRSDFSWVEVPVFDGSGLPVHQRGVTPVPGLYFIGLPWLHTWGSGRFCGVGQDAEYLADQIQWRRDRRDASQERLECTALLGS; via the coding sequence ATGCAGAACTCTGAACCCGCCCGACTTCGAGATAGTGTTCGCGATCGCCATTCCACAATTGTCATTGGGGCGGGGCAAGCCGGTCTGTCGATGGCCTACTGCCTCCAGAAACGGGGTCTGCAGCCCTTAGTGTTGGAGAAGCATCGCATTGGTTTTGCCTGGGATCAGCAGCGTTGGGACTCGTTTTGTTTGGTCACGCCTAACTGGCAATGTCGGCTGCCCGACTTCCCCTACGACGGTGCTGAACCGGAAGGATTCATGGGCCGGCAGGCGATCGTCGATTACCTCCATCGCTTCGCGAAAACCTGTCGGGCGCCCATCCGGGAAGGGGTCACCGTACAACGACTGCAGCAGTGCGATCGCGGTTTTCAGCTGCTGACCAACGAAGGGGAGTACTGGGCGCAACAGGTGGTTATTGCCACAGGGGCTTATCACGAACCCAAACGGCATCCGTTAGCTGCTCGCTTGCCGGAGTCAATTGTCCAAATCGATGCAAGAGACTACCGCAATCCTGAACAGCTCCCACCAGGCGCGGTACTGGTTGTTGGCAGTGGTCAGTCGGGCTGTCAGATTGCTGAGGATTTGTTCCTGGCCGGCCGAACCGTTCATCTGAGTGTGGGCTCTGCCCCGCGATCGCCACGACGCTATCGGGGCAGGGATGTCGTCGACTGGCTCGACCAAATGGGCTACTACGACACCCCGATCGATGCCCATGCAGATCCGCGCAGTGTTCGCCGCAAAACCAATCACTATCTGACAGGGCGCGATGGGGGGCGGGAAATCGACCTGCGTCAACGGGCCAAAGAGGGTCTGCTCTTGCATGGTCGTTTGTTTACGCTGACCTCCCAAGCCATTCAGTTTGAGGACAACCTCGCTACTCATTTGGATGCGGCAGATGCGGTTTACTGTCGGATTCGCCGCAGCATCGATGACTTCATTGCTCAGCATCAGCTAGAAGCGCCAGAAGAACCGCCCTATCAACCCTGCTGGCAGCCGACCGAAAGTCAAACCTCAACCCAACTTCTAGTCGCTGAGATTGCGGCCGTGATTTGGTGCACGGGCTATCGCAGTGATTTTTCTTGGGTCGAAGTACCGGTGTTTGATGGTTCGGGGCTGCCGGTTCATCAGCGCGGTGTCACCCCAGTACCTGGTCTGTACTTCATTGGCCTGCCTTGGTTACACACCTGGGGATCGGGCCGTTTCTGTGGGGTCGGCCAAGACGCTGAATACCTTGCCGATCAAATTCAATGGCGCCGCGATCGCCGCGATGCTAGTCAAGAACGTCTGGAATGTACCGCACTCCTCGGGTCCTAG